The Bacteroidota bacterium DNA window TCGCTGAAGTCGGATTTTCCGCCTGTCCGTCTGATGCAGTGAATAAAATAAAAAAAGCTGTGAATGTTGTGCTGAAAAAAAAAGGAGGCGATGGCTGCGTCCGGGAATTTATTGAGAAGTATTTATCATGAATAAAAAACTTCTTGCTGTTGCAGGAATTTCAGGCGCACTCTGCGTAGCACTCGGAGCGATGGGAGCACACGCGTTAAAAGAAAAACTTCCAGCAGAAAATCTTCAAACCTTTGAAACAGCAGTACGCTACCAGTTTTATCACACGCTCGCATTAATTTTTGTTTCAATTCTTTCGGAAAAAATTAATTCGAAATTTTTAAACTATTCTTCTAATTTATTTATTGCGGGAATAATTCTTTTTTCTTTTTCACTTTATTTTCTGGCACTGCGCCCGCTTATGGGAATTGGAAATGAAGAAATGAAATGGATTGGCGCCATAACTCCATTCGGGGGATTGAGTTTTATTCTGGCATGGTTACTGCTTACTTTTGCTGCACTTAAGTCCAACAAATAATTTATAACATGAAAACTCTTTTTCATTTTCATCTCATCGTAATCAGTTCGGTTCTTCTTTCGGTAGATTCATGCAAAAGCAAGAAGAGCACAACCACCGATGCTTCTTCTTATTCAACACCGCAGCAAACAAACACAACTTCATCTTCTGCAACTCAGACTTCAACAACTACAACTGCTGCTGTAACTCCATCAACCAATAATGTAAGGTTTGTTGTTTCATTTTACAGTATCGGCCAGGGAATTGATGGCGCAGCGCATGATGAGTTTGTAAAATTTCTGAATTCATATCCTAAAAAAATTTCTTTTGAACCGAAACATTGGGGAAGAGAAGGAGAAACAGATTATTGCCTCGCACTTTCTGAATTAAATTCTGCAGAGCAAACTGAATTTATAACTAAAGCAAAAGTTATTCTTGCAAAATCAAAACTGGTTCACCAAAAAGAAAATGCACAGTGCGATCATGTGAACTGGCCTCCAATTCCAACTCCAACAACTGCAGATGATACCTATCCGCTAGTTGTGCAGTTCTATAGTAAAGGGGAAGGAATAGACAGCAAAACCAATGATGCATTCGTAAAATTCATGGATACTTATCTGAAAAAAATTTCTTACGAGCCAACGCATTGGGGACGTGAAGGTGAAATTGATTACTGTTTGAAACTTTCTGAACTTTCTTCAACTGAACAGGCAGAGTTTATCAAAAAAGCGAAAGATTTACTCGCAAAATCAACTCTTGTCCATGTAAACGATAATGCAAAATGTGTTCATAAACATTAGATAAAAATCATAGTTTTCGTTTGGCGATTTTTTTAAATTCGCGCTTCTTTAAATGAAAACCTATGAAAGAATCTGATAAGAAGAGTCCTTCATCTGACGGACTCGAATCAATTGGAATAAAAAATGCAAATGCTTGCTGGAACTTAACTCCCGCTGAACTTACCGAAGAAACACTGTGCCTGAATCAAGGCGTTCTCACCGATACAAAAGCCCTTGCCGTTGACACCGGTGAATTTACCGGGCGCTCGCCAAAAGATAAATACACTGTGCTGGATGAAAAATCGAAAGATACCATCTGGTGGGGCGATGTGAATTTTAAATTCGATTCGAAAAAATTTGACGCGCTGTATAATAAAGTTGTCAATTATCTTTCAGGAAAAAAAATTTATGTGCGCGATTCTTATGCCTGTGCCGATAAAAGTTATCGTCTCTCAGTTCGCGTTGTTACAGAACTTCCGTGGTCAAATCTTTTTGTAAATAATCTTTTCATTCGCCCGACCAAAGATGAACTTTCCTCTTTTAATCCTGAGTGGACAATTGTAAATGCTCCGGGATTCAAAGCGAATGCAAAAGAAGACGGAACACGCCAGCATAATTTCACTATTCTCAATCTGACGAAAAAAATTATTTTGATTGGCGGAAGCGGCTACACAGGCGAAATCAAGAAAAGTATTTTTACTCTGTTGAATTATATTTTGCCCTACGAAAAAAATGTTCTCTCCATGCATTGCTCCGCGAACATTGGAAAGAAAGGAGACACTGCAATTTTTTTCGGCTTGAGCGGCACAGGAAAAACAACTTTATCTGCCGACCCGAACCGCGGATTAATTGGCGATGACGAACACGGCTGGTCAGAAAAAACAATTTTCAATTTTGAAGGCGGCTGCTATGCAAAATGCGTGAACCTCACCGAAGAAAAAGAACCGCAGATTTTCAGAGCGATAAAAGAAGGTGCGCTGCTGGAAAATGTCCGCTTCTTTCCCGGAACAAAAAAAGTAAACTACGATGATATTTCTGTAACCGAAAATACCCGCGTTGCTTATCCGATAAATTTTATTGACAATTCTGTCGAGCCAAGCGTTGGCGGAATTCCAAAAAATATTTTCTTTCTCACCTGCGATGCATTTGGCGTTCTTCCCCCGATTTCAAAATTAACTTCTGCGCAAGCAATGTATCATTTCATCTCCGGTTACACTGCGAAAGTTGCAGGAACAGAAATGGGAATTACAGAACCTACTTTGACTTTCTCCGCTTGTTTCGGAAAAGCATTCCTTCCTCTTCATCCTACAAAATATGCGGAACTGCTGGGAAAAAAATTAAATGAGAACAAATCAATAAATGTTTGGCTCGTGAATACCGGCTGGACTGGCGGTGCGTATGGAATTGGAAGCAGGATAAAACTTTCATATACGCGTGCGCTCATCACCGCAGCTTTGAATGGTGAGCTGGAAAAAGTAAAATTCGAAACACTGCCTGTTTTCAATTTACATCTTCCTGCTTCTTGCCCAAATATTCCTTCCGAAATTTTGAATCCGCGTAACACGTGGAAAAATAAAGATGCTTATGATTCCAAAGCAAACGAACTTGCAAAATCATTTGTGAAAAATTTTGAACAGTATGCCGGTGCAGCAAATGAAGAAATTCTTTCTGCCGCTCCGAAAATTGCTGTGAACGCGTAAGGCAGTTTCTTTTTTCCTTTACATTTGCAACCCTTAAGCCCGGGTGGTGGAATTGGCAGACACGTACGTCTCAGAAGCGTATGCCGTAAGGCATGCAGGTTCAAGTCCTGTCCCGGGCACCACTTTTCAATGCTTGTTAATTTTTCTCGCCTTAAAAGAATTTTTTATTTACATTTGTACTTTGCTCCATTATGCGAAAAATTTTACTTCTAACATTATTGTTTTCTCTGATTGTATCTCTTGCCGATGCGCAGCACAAGAGAAGGCGCGGGGGATTCTACAGAAAAAAACCTCCTTACCGTTATGAGTTAATCGGCTCGCTTGGCGTTACAAATTTTCTTGGCGATTTGGGCGGAGCCGATCAAATCGGAACTCATGGCTTTAAAGATTTGGAATTTGTTTTGACTCGTCCTGCTGTAGGTGGAAGCATGCGCTGGAAAATGCAACAATATTTTTCTGTAAAAGGAAATTTGTTCTGGGGAATTCTAAAAGGTGACGACAAACTTACCAAAGAACCATTTCGCAATAACAGAAACTTAAATTTCAAATCAAACATTTTTGAATTAACCGGCCAGGTTGAATTTAATTTCATCAAAGAACAAAAGGGACATATCTACAAAATCAAAGGCGTAAGAGGAATGGCTCACAAAGACCGGCAGATTTATTTATTCGCAGGAGGCGGGGGAGTTTATTTTAATCCCAAAGGAAAATATCTCGATGGAAAATGGTATGCACTTCAGCCGTTTGGCACCGAAGGGCAAGGACTGCCGGGAGAGAAAAAAAAATATGTGCGCATTACAAGTTTAGTTACTACAGGAGCAGGCGCCCGCTTTGCGTTGAACAGATATTGGGGAGTTGGAATGGAATTAGGCATGCGCTGGAGTCATTCCGATTTTATGGATGATGTAAGTGATTCGTACCACACACAAGAAATAAAAGCAAACGGAGGAAGCCCTAAGGCAATTTATTTTGCCGACCCATCGCAAGCAAGCGGTCCATTGCCGGGTTCGGTTTGCGATGGCTGTCAGCGCGGAGATGTGCACCATAAAGATGCTTATATGTTCGCTGTATTTACTGTTGGATATAAAGTCATGTACCGCAAACGCTCCCGCTCCAAGTTTTAATTTTTTTCGAGCGATTCTTCTGCGGCTTCTTCAATTTCTTTTTCCGATTCTTTTTCTCCCAAATATTTATCTATGAGAAAATGCCCCAGATAAATTAATGGCGTAAGCAGAATGGCAAGAATAAGTTTTCCGGAATAATTTGTAAAACCAACATTCAGAAAATTGGAAAAAGAAATTTTTCCCGGCATAAGAAATCCGATTCCCAGAACAATGAAAGAATCTATCAACTGAGAAATCACGGTTGAACCTGTAGTGCGAAGCCATAAAAATTTTTCTTTCGTCAGCGCTCTGAAAAACCAGAATACAAACACATCCATAATTTGTGAAACCAAAAATGCAATAATACTCCCTACAATTATCCACATGGACTGTCCAAAAACAATATTGAATTCCTTATCCTGAACCGGAGAAAATGCAGCGGCAGGAACATTCATTCCTCCATAAAGAAGAAGGAAAGCATAGCCAATCAAGCACGCAGTAATAACCGACAATTTTCTCACTCCTTTTTTGCCGAAATACTCATTAATTAAATCAGTAGAAATAAAAACAATTGGCCATGGCAGAATTCCCATGCTGAATGCAAAATGAAAATCAAAAATATTTATCTCTATGAGTTTGCCGCCAATCATTTCGGCAGTAATTGCGTTTGTCACAAAAAACATAGCAAGTACAACAAAAAGAATTTCTTTTCTGGAATTAAAAATCATGCGGAAGATTGTTTTCTATTTTTGCTTAACAAATGTATCCCATTTTCAATATTCGTGTTTACGGCTTGCTGATTAACGCTCACAACGAAGTGTTAGTAACCGATGAATTCCCTTTCGGAAAAGAGATGACAAAATTTCCCGGAGGAGGATTGCATTTTGGCGAAGGAACTATTGACTGCATCAAAAGGGAATTCAAGGAAGAACTCGGTTGCAAAATAAAAGTGGAAAAACACTTTTACACAACAGATTATTTTCAACCATCTGCATTTCACAAAGACCATCAACTTCTCAGCATTTACTACAATATAAAAATTATTTCTCCTATTAAACTTTCTATTTCGAAAAAGAAATTTGTTCTTGCGAAGAAAGAAGGTGCGCAATCTTTTCGGTGGATTTCCCTGTCAAAAATTTCAGAAAAAGATTTTACTTTCCCTGTTGATAAGAAAGTTGCGGAAATGCTGCGGAGTTATGAGGATTGAGATAATTGCTTAACAACAAATTTTTCTACCACTTGGTATAATTGCAGCGGGTTAAAAGTTCGCCAGGAAATTTCATTGAGTTTTTCTGATGAAAGAAAATATTGCAGAACATTTATTTTTTCAAATTCATTCAGCACATGATTTCTGAAACCGAGCAATGCAATCCATCCATCGGAATTATCTTCATTCCATTCTTCATAGTAGGATTCATCTGAATAATGAAAGTTGAGAATGTTTTCTCCTATGAGAATAAATTTTTTAATTCCGCTTCCCATTAACTTATCAATAATGTCGCGCTTTAAAAACATGATGTCATTGTGCAGGCAATAATTCCATTCACCAAGCATTTCAATGACGGCAAATTTTTCATCATAATCTGCAAAAAGAATTTTTATGAAAAGAGTTGGCGAACCGATTTCGTCCCACTGCGGATGAATGCAATATCCGTAAATTGAATTGGTAAATTCAAACTCGCTGAATTCTCTTCCAAAAAATGGCGAACGTTCATCCTCTTCTGCGGAATATAAATTTCTCCAGTTAAAATGCGGTTCGATATCATGCATGAGAATCTTCTTCTGAAATTTTCTCCTTAAAGATAATTATTTTTTCTCAGATTTTTTATTCAAAATCAGGATAGAGAAGATATTTTTTTCTAACCTCTTTAAATTTTTTCAATGCCAGTTCCCACGAAGCACGGATTTCTTCTTCCGTTTTTCCATCTATGATTTGCTTCTTGAGCGTTTCATTCCCCGCAAGGTTATTGAAATAGATATTGAAAAACTTTTCTTTCAAGGAACTTGTATTATAAAGATTCAAAATCCAAAAAAGATAAATTCTCTTGTAATATTTTACGTACATCTCGCCATAATTTGAAACATCATAACCCCAGCATAATTTATCTTTGTAAGGAGGATTTTCACTTGCATTCTGAATTGATGCGGGAGTGAAAGCAAATGCAGTTCCCTTCATTTCAGGATAACCAAAAATCTGAAACGGCTTATCAGTTCCCCGCCCAACACTCACCATTGTTCCCTCAAACAAACAAAGCGAAGGATATAAATAAACCGAAGACATATTCGGAAGATTGGGCGATGGTTTCACAGGAAGTTGATATAAATCATTGTGAGAATAATTTTCAATTGGAATCACCGTGAGATTGCATTGCACTCCGTTCGCCAGCCATTTTTCTCCGTTAATCATTTTTGCGTATTCACCAATTGTCATTCCGTAAACAATCGGAACAGGATGCAATCCGGAAAAAGATTTCCATTTTGATTCAAGCACCGGACCATCTATATAATATCCATTCGGATTCGGGCGGTCGAGAAGAATTAATTGTTTTTTATTTTCCGCACACGCTTCCATCACATAATGAAGCGTAGATAAATAAGTATAGAAGCGCGCGCCCACATCCTGCAAATCGAAAAGAACCACATCCACATCTTTCAAATCATCCGCCTTGGGTTTAAAATTTTTTCCATAGAGAGAAATCACCGGAAGTTTTGTCTGCTCGTCAATATTGTTTTTAAATTTTTCTCCGGCACCTTCATTTCCCCTGAACCCATGTTCAGGCGCAAAAATTTTTTTCACCTTTATTCCTGATTTCAGAAGTGTATCCACAAGGTGAGTGTTCTTAACCAGCGAAGCGGGATGAGCGACCACCGCAATTCGTTTATCTTTTAACAAAGAAAAATAGTTGCCAGTTTGTTCGGCTCCAACTTTTAAATCGGCAGAGGTTTTATCCTGAAGTTTTATAGGAAGTGCAAATTGCGAAAAGCAGTAAACTGTAAACAATAGATAATACACAAAAGTCACATGAAATCGCATAGAGAAATTTCTAAATTAGTACATTAGTAGAGATTAGTAATTTAGTAGGGCAAATGAACACGGAATTTTTCATTTCAAAAAAAATTATTTCGGGCAATAAAGGTTTTTCAAAACCAATTGTAAATATAGCCATTCTCGGAATTGCACTCGGCCTCATCGTGATGATTCTCACGCTTGCAATTGTAACAGGATTTCAAAAAGAAATCCGCGAGAAAGTAATTGGTTTCGGCTCGCATATTCAAATTACCAACTATGAAAATAATGAATCGTTCGAAAGTTCCAGCATTGACCGCAATCAACCTTTTCTTTCTGGGCTGAAAAAAAATTCTTCCATAAAGCACATACAAAGTTTTGCAACCAAAGCAGGAATCATAAAAACAAAAGATGAACTGCAGGGAGTGATTGTAAAAGGAATCGGCAGCGATTTCGACTGGGAATTTTTCAAAAAAAATATTGTGGAAGGGGAACTATTCGCAGTTTCTGATTCGGTAAAGTCAGATAAAATTCTGATTTCAAAATTTCATAAAGAAAAATTAAAACTGAAACTGAATGATACCATTGTCATTTACTTCATCGAAAATCAGCAGCAGCGCGCGAGAAAATTTTCTATCAGCGGAATTTATTCTACCGGGCTTGGCGATATGTTTGACCAAGTATATGTGATTGCGGATATCGCGCATATTCAGAAATTAAATAACTGGAACCAAAACCAAGTTGCGGGGTTTGAAGTTTTGCTGAATGACTATGAAAAATTAGATGCTACCACCGAATATGTAAATGAAACTATCGGTTATAATTTTCTCGCCAGAAGCATTAAAGACCTCAACCGCCAGATTTTTTCATGGCTCGATGCGCAGGATATCAATGCAGTGGTTGTAATTATGCTTATGGCTTTGGTTGCTGCCATTAATATGATTTCCGCATTGCTTGTTCTCATTCTCGAACGAACAAATATGATTGGCATCTTAAAAGCGCTCGGCATGGCAAACCGGAATGTGCGGAAAATTTTTCTTTACAATGCAGGTTTTTTAATCGGAAGAGGGTTGCTTTTGGGAAATATCATTGGAATTTCTTTTTGCCTTCTGCAAAAATATTTTCACCTGATTCCACTCGATGAAAGAACATATTATCTTTCTTACATTCCAATTAATCTGAATTTACTTCATGTATTATTATTGAATGTGGGAACATTCATCGTTTGCTTTATAATGTTGCTTCTACCTTCCTACATTATCACTTACATTACTCCAGTAAAGGCGATGCGCTTTACTTAAATTTTATTTGGAATTTTTCTTCCGCCTTCATCTGTTCGTTCACCGCTTTCAATATATTCTGCATCCTGATTTACTTTCCACACATCAAATAATTCCTTTCCTGCAATAATATTTTTTGCCGCAAGCATGGCAGTCATCATGCTGTGGTCTTGATTATTGTATTTATGCATTCCGTTTCGCCCTATAAGATACAAGCCCGGATATTTTTTTAAAGTATTTTTTATTATTTCAATATTGTCTTTATAATTTTTATCATAGACAGGATATGCTTTTTGCTGGCGAACAACACATGCATCTAAAATATCTTCTTCTCTTGCCAATCCAATCTGCATTAATTCTTTTTTTGCAAGCGAAATCAAATCAGCATCAGAACTATTCCATAAATTATCTCCTTCGAAACAAAAATATTCCATGCTGTAGCAAGTAGTGGATTCATCGGGAATCATATAAGGACTCCATGCTTTGAAATTCTGAATGCGTCCGACTTTCACCTGCGAATCGTGAATATAAATCCAGTTGTCGGTAAATTTTTTCCTGTCTTTCAAAATGAAAACTACTGTTAAAAAATCACGATGGTTTAATTGTCTTGCCGCAACAACTGCGTCTTCTGGAAAAAAAGGAAAAATATTTGGAATAAGTTCCCGAATCGGAGCGGATGAAAGAACATAATCAAAATCTTTTTCGTTTTCGCCATTAGAAAGAGCAGCGCTCCATTTATTTTTTTCATAGTTCAATTTTGTGACAGCAGCGTTCATTTTTATTTCTGCCCCAAAAGATTTTGCTTTCTCTGCACAAACTTTCCACATTTGCCCGGGACCATATTTCGGATAGCGAAAGGAATCAATAAGAGTTTTTATAATTGCATTTTTATCGTTAGAATTTTTTGCGGGAAATAAAGCATTTAAAATTGCGCTGCTTAGTGAAAGCCCTTTGATTCGCTGTGCTGCCCAGTCAGCAGAAATTTCTTTGCAGGAAATGCCCCAGACCTTTTCCGTATATGTTTTAAAAAAAATCCGGTATAATCTTTTTCCGAATTGGTTACATACCCATTCTTCAAAGTTTGTTGGATTTTCATAGGGGAAAATTTTTATCTGCACATAACTAAGCACACAAAGAAAAGATTCCCATAAACCAAGATTCGGAAGCGCTTCTTTTGCAATTAATGGATAAGTGAAAAACTTTTTGTTGTAATAAATTTTAGAACTTCTTTTTCGCTCGAGCATTTCATTGCCTAAAATTTCTGTCCAGAAATCTTCTACTTCACTACTCTTCGAAAAAAAACGATGTCCTCCAATATCGAAATGGTAACCTTTGTAAGTTTCCGTTCGTGAAATTCCGCCAACATACTGCGGATTTTTTTCAAGCACAATTACTGATTGTCCTGCTTTTCCTAAAATATATGCCGCTGTTAATCCTGCCGGGCCGGCACCGATGATGAGAACTCTTTTTGACACGTTAAGAAGTTGCTTTCTTCAGTAAATCATCGGTGAGATTAATGCCGCGGGCGCGAATATCATTCGGAGAAACACCTTTCTTTAAAACAATCTTCAAATTATTCAGCAAACAATTTTCGTCTTTTTTATTCTGACATAAAATCATAAGGTTCAAATATCCCTGAACAAAATTGGGATTGAGTTGAATTGTTTTATTCCACAATTCTTCCGCTTTATTCATATCTTTTTTGAAATTCAGATAACAAATGCCGAGATCGCTGTACGCGTCCAGATTATTCGGATTAAGCTCAATTGTTTTTTCCCATGCCCACATTGCTGAATCACTTTTTAGTTGCTGGTAGAAAATCATTCCGAGTTGAAAGTATGCCTCATCGTTTTTCAAATTCAAATCAATTTCTTTTTGAAATTCTCTTTTTGCTTGGTCTAAATTATTTTTTTTCATAAACAGCAATCCTCTGCAATTATGAAAACCATTATACGGTTTCTCTGTTGCATTACTTTCTATTTTAGCAAGAACTTTTTCGCAATCATCTAACTTATTTTGCTGTAGCAATCCGTTTGCAAGTGAAATATAATTCATCATGCGCCCATCTGTTAATGGCGTATCATTTGCTAAATCCCTATTCAAATCAAATTTATGTGCAAGGAAAACTGAAAAATTTTCATCCGCAACAATGCTTCCTTTAAAATCAGCAAGGTGAGAAAAGTAAATGTCGCCAATCATGGACGTATTTAAATCAAAATTGAGAACCACAAGAGTAGTGTCATTGATCTTTGAAATCCTTGAAAGCATACGATTCATTGCCTGATTAATATCAGTTGTATAATTCTTCTTTGTCCATATAGGAAAAGTGCTCGTTGTATCTCTTTCGGGATAATAGAAAGGTTTACGGGTGAATGCAGAAATGGGTGATATAGCATAATCAATAAATCCGGCAGCCGAAAATCGCTGAAGATTCTTTTCTACAATAAACTTTCCAGTTCTCTCAACAGAAGAAAAATCGTTTACAAAATCCTTACAGAACGCAACTCCGGCTGCAAATACATTTACGGATAAAAAGAAAGCCATCACCTGGTTTTGATATTTCTGAATATTCATTTGTTCATTCCATTTCGTTAGTAGAGGGATTGTGACTTTTTTCTTCTCGGGAAAATATTTCAAAAGCCAAAAAGAAATAATAAAAACTATAAAAAGAAATCCATGGTATCGCGTACCATTGATATAAAAAATAGAAGGATTCAGATAAGAGAAAAATAAAATTCCAAAAGTTCCCGCTGTGTAAAACAAAAGGACGGTTGTCTTTTTTGAAAAAAGTAAAACGCTGTAAATCAAAAAAACAAGCGAACAGACGGTGAGAAAATTTTTTGTTCCTGTGCCAATGTCACCTTTATTTATAAAATTAGAATTCCAGAAATGCACTTCCGATAAATCGGGAATTGGAATAAATCCTGACCACACACGCCTGAGTATTTCGAAGGCTCGATTAAAATCCACACTCACATACCATTCCGTATTGTACACGCTGTCCGGAGGAGGAGAAATTGATTTCATTGCCACCCAGATTGAAAAAAGAATAATAGCCACCGCCCATCCGGTATATTTTATTTTTATTTTTTTCTTTCCATCCTGCATTTCATCAAAATAATAATTGGCGAGAATAAAAATCAGAAGAGAAATAGAAAGAATGGCTCCGAAACCACCTGTTGCATTGGCAAGAAAAAAAATCACAATGGCAAGTGGAATATTTACATTCCAATATTTCCTGTATAAAGCACAGAATAAAAAAAGAAAGAAAATGGTGAGCGAGTATCCCCGACTGATGATTCCATATTCGTAAACGATATAATATCCCGCACAGAAAAGTAATTTCTGTAATAAATTAAAAGGGGCATAGCGAAGAAAAATATATACGGAACCAATTGCAATACACGTATGAGCAATCTGAACAATCACAGGATTAAGAGAAATCTTGCTGAGAAAATGAAGAATCAAATACCAGATGTATGGGTTCGAACCCATTTTCATGTTATGAAAAAAATCTGAAAGTGATTGGCTGAAACTTCCGATGAGCCATGGCTCTATTTCATCCCGCCACATTTCATGTCTGGATATTCCGAGCAAAACAATGGCAGAGTAAAAAATGAGTATCAAAAAAAGATACAAAGCATTTTTATTTCCTGCCTCAGGAAAAATTTTGTTGAAAAAATTATTTTTTGTTTCCGGTATAGGAACTGGAGTATTTCCTTTGCTCTTCATTTCAGGGCTTTTCGGCTACAATAACTGCCTGGGTAAAAATATCTCTAATGCCAAAATAATATTCTATTATTCTAAAACCCGCTTTTTCAAAAGTATCAACAGCATGTTTTTTCGACTTTACTCTGGTAATTTCATCCGGATGCAATTTTATTTTCATTCTAAAAATTTTGTTCAGAATAAAATGTGCGCCATCGAGAACAAAAACCGTGAAACCAAAAGTAGGCGGCCATAAAATCAAAATTCTTCCTTTAGGTTTAAGCACGCGCTTGCTTTCAATCAGTATCTGATGAATTTCATCCTGGGTAAAATGTTCGAGCACACCAAGATTATATAATCCATCAAAAGTATTATCTGCAAATGGCAATTCAAAAATATTTCCCTGCACGGTAATACTGTTTTCTCCATGAACTTTTTTATAAATCCTCAATGCATTTCGGGAAATATCAAGAGCGGTGATATCGATATGCCTGGCTATATCTACATCCACCTGCCCGCTTCCGCAGCCGGCATGGAGAACTTTTATTCCCTCTAAAAAATATTTTCTTACAAAATGATTCAGAATATTTTTTACAATCAGCCTCCGATAAATTCCTGCAAGAAAATCGTAAACTGCATTGCCGGTTTTGTCTTTATCAGCCCAGTAAATGTCCCAGTCCTGTTCTACAATTTTATGTTTTTCAATTTCAGTTATCATTAAGTGTCAAAGATTTTTTACTAAAAGTTTTTCTTTTGTACAAGTCCCATAAAAACATTAAACTTTTCCACGCATCATTCCACGACATTTTGGATGTACCGTAAGTTCTTGAAGGGAGTTCAATCGGAATTTCAAAAATGCGCACTTTATTGTAATTCATTATAAACAAACTTTCAAAAAAAAATGAATACCCGGGAGATTTTATAAGTTGAAATAACTTCTGATCAATGTTTTTCAGATTG harbors:
- a CDS encoding NAD(P)/FAD-dependent oxidoreductase, encoding MSKRVLIIGAGPAGLTAAYILGKAGQSVIVLEKNPQYVGGISRTETYKGYHFDIGGHRFFSKSSEVEDFWTEILGNEMLERKRSSKIYYNKKFFTYPLIAKEALPNLGLWESFLCVLSYVQIKIFPYENPTNFEEWVCNQFGKRLYRIFFKTYTEKVWGISCKEISADWAAQRIKGLSLSSAILNALFPAKNSNDKNAIIKTLIDSFRYPKYGPGQMWKVCAEKAKSFGAEIKMNAAVTKLNYEKNKWSAALSNGENEKDFDYVLSSAPIRELIPNIFPFFPEDAVVAARQLNHRDFLTVVFILKDRKKFTDNWIYIHDSQVKVGRIQNFKAWSPYMIPDESTTCYSMEYFCFEGDNLWNSSDADLISLAKKELMQIGLAREEDILDACVVRQQKAYPVYDKNYKDNIEIIKNTLKKYPGLYLIGRNGMHKYNNQDHSMMTAMLAAKNIIAGKELFDVWKVNQDAEYIESGERTDEGGRKIPNKI
- the pckA gene encoding phosphoenolpyruvate carboxykinase (ATP), coding for MKESDKKSPSSDGLESIGIKNANACWNLTPAELTEETLCLNQGVLTDTKALAVDTGEFTGRSPKDKYTVLDEKSKDTIWWGDVNFKFDSKKFDALYNKVVNYLSGKKIYVRDSYACADKSYRLSVRVVTELPWSNLFVNNLFIRPTKDELSSFNPEWTIVNAPGFKANAKEDGTRQHNFTILNLTKKIILIGGSGYTGEIKKSIFTLLNYILPYEKNVLSMHCSANIGKKGDTAIFFGLSGTGKTTLSADPNRGLIGDDEHGWSEKTIFNFEGGCYAKCVNLTEEKEPQIFRAIKEGALLENVRFFPGTKKVNYDDISVTENTRVAYPINFIDNSVEPSVGGIPKNIFFLTCDAFGVLPPISKLTSAQAMYHFISGYTAKVAGTEMGITEPTLTFSACFGKAFLPLHPTKYAELLGKKLNENKSINVWLVNTGWTGGAYGIGSRIKLSYTRALITAALNGELEKVKFETLPVFNLHLPASCPNIPSEILNPRNTWKNKDAYDSKANELAKSFVKNFEQYAGAANEEILSAAPKIAVNA
- a CDS encoding class I SAM-dependent methyltransferase — protein: MITEIEKHKIVEQDWDIYWADKDKTGNAVYDFLAGIYRRLIVKNILNHFVRKYFLEGIKVLHAGCGSGQVDVDIARHIDITALDISRNALRIYKKVHGENSITVQGNIFELPFADNTFDGLYNLGVLEHFTQDEIHQILIESKRVLKPKGRILILWPPTFGFTVFVLDGAHFILNKIFRMKIKLHPDEITRVKSKKHAVDTFEKAGFRIIEYYFGIRDIFTQAVIVAEKP
- a CDS encoding ABC transporter permease, translating into MNTEFFISKKIISGNKGFSKPIVNIAILGIALGLIVMILTLAIVTGFQKEIREKVIGFGSHIQITNYENNESFESSSIDRNQPFLSGLKKNSSIKHIQSFATKAGIIKTKDELQGVIVKGIGSDFDWEFFKKNIVEGELFAVSDSVKSDKILISKFHKEKLKLKLNDTIVIYFIENQQQRARKFSISGIYSTGLGDMFDQVYVIADIAHIQKLNNWNQNQVAGFEVLLNDYEKLDATTEYVNETIGYNFLARSIKDLNRQIFSWLDAQDINAVVVIMLMALVAAINMISALLVLILERTNMIGILKALGMANRNVRKIFLYNAGFLIGRGLLLGNIIGISFCLLQKYFHLIPLDERTYYLSYIPINLNLLHVLLLNVGTFIVCFIMLLLPSYIITYITPVKAMRFT
- a CDS encoding queuosine precursor transporter produces the protein MFNSRKEILFVVLAMFFVTNAITAEMIGGKLIEINIFDFHFAFSMGILPWPIVFISTDLINEYFGKKGVRKLSVITACLIGYAFLLLYGGMNVPAAAFSPVQDKEFNIVFGQSMWIIVGSIIAFLVSQIMDVFVFWFFRALTKEKFLWLRTTGSTVISQLIDSFIVLGIGFLMPGKISFSNFLNVGFTNYSGKLILAILLTPLIYLGHFLIDKYLGEKESEKEIEEAAEESLEKN
- a CDS encoding DUF423 domain-containing protein, which encodes MNKKLLAVAGISGALCVALGAMGAHALKEKLPAENLQTFETAVRYQFYHTLALIFVSILSEKINSKFLNYSSNLFIAGIILFSFSLYFLALRPLMGIGNEEMKWIGAITPFGGLSFILAWLLLTFAALKSNK
- a CDS encoding DUF1343 domain-containing protein, whose protein sequence is MRFHVTFVYYLLFTVYCFSQFALPIKLQDKTSADLKVGAEQTGNYFSLLKDKRIAVVAHPASLVKNTHLVDTLLKSGIKVKKIFAPEHGFRGNEGAGEKFKNNIDEQTKLPVISLYGKNFKPKADDLKDVDVVLFDLQDVGARFYTYLSTLHYVMEACAENKKQLILLDRPNPNGYYIDGPVLESKWKSFSGLHPVPIVYGMTIGEYAKMINGEKWLANGVQCNLTVIPIENYSHNDLYQLPVKPSPNLPNMSSVYLYPSLCLFEGTMVSVGRGTDKPFQIFGYPEMKGTAFAFTPASIQNASENPPYKDKLCWGYDVSNYGEMYVKYYKRIYLFWILNLYNTSSLKEKFFNIYFNNLAGNETLKKQIIDGKTEEEIRASWELALKKFKEVRKKYLLYPDFE
- a CDS encoding NUDIX domain-containing protein, which encodes MYPIFNIRVYGLLINAHNEVLVTDEFPFGKEMTKFPGGGLHFGEGTIDCIKREFKEELGCKIKVEKHFYTTDYFQPSAFHKDHQLLSIYYNIKIISPIKLSISKKKFVLAKKEGAQSFRWISLSKISEKDFTFPVDKKVAEMLRSYED